From the bacterium genome, the window CGTATGAACGACTTTGATCTGGAGATCGCGGCGCATGCAATTGCGTTCGATCTCATCGTGGTGACCGCAGAGTCGGCTTTCGGGCGGTTGCAGCTTCGACGCGAGGATTGGCTGTCCTGATTCGTCGTCGAATTCCCGGCAGTCAGTTGGTCCCTGGGATTCGAGTCATCGCAAGTGAACCGAAGCCCGGCGTGCTTACGGATCGCGAGCGGCGCCTGGCGCGAAACGGGCGGCACGACCCCTTCGAAGCGGAAGCCGAAGAACGGGAGCTCCCCCTCGACGATCGGCTCTTCTTGGTTCGCAACGGTATTGAGGAGGGCGGCGACAGTCCCAACAAGGCTCTCCGCACGTTCGGCGGTGAACCTGTCCGGGAGGAGCGACTGGCCATCTCCGAGGCGATCCCACCAGACCCGGCCGTCCGGGTTGACCATGACCTCGACGGT encodes:
- the cpaF gene encoding Flp pilus assembly complex ATPase component codes for the protein MGDETDGGTRNHARDVREERLQRKLHRELGSVVLEALADDKTVEVMVNPDGRVWWDRLGDGQSLLPDRFTAERAESLVGTVAALLNTVANQEEPIVEGELPFFGFRFEGVVPPVSRQAPLAIRKHAGLRFTCDDSNPRDQLTAGNSTTNQDSQSSRRSCNRPKADSAVTTMRSNAIACAAISRSKSFIRLPRRSRRALRSPKTRLTSSFHGRRRSSWPTMFHWS